CCGAGATAGGTGTGCCCTCGATTGCCCTTGTAGAATTTGTCTTCCCATTGCACCACCATGCCGAGGTGCTGGTTGTTCAGGATCAGCGCTTTCGCCGCGATTTTCTCGATGTGCGCGGTTGCGAGTTCCTGCACGTTCATCAGAAACGAACCATCGCCGTCGATGTCAATGACCTGTCTGTCCGGGCACGCGACCTTCGCTCCCAGCGCGGCCGGATAACCGTAGCCCATCGCGCCCAATCCGGCGCTGGTCAGGAACTGCCGGGGGAACTTGAACTGATAGTACTGCCCGGCCCACATCTGGTGCTGACCGACGCCGGTTGTGAGAATCGCCTCACCCCCGGTCAGTTCGTACAGAGTCTCAATGACCATCTGGGGCAGGATGACCTCGCTGGACCTGCCGCCCATGTGATCGCGCATGTGCTGCGATTTGAGCACTTCCTCCGTCACCCGGTAACGTAATGGCGCTTTCGCCTTCCACGCGGCAATCTGCTCATGCCAGACCGCGAATCGTTTTTGAACCGGTCGCTTCCCGACCATTTCGTTCAACCGGTGCAGCGCGTATTTGATGTCGCTGACGAGGGGCAAATGAGCCGGTTTGTTCTTGTTGATTTCCGACGCGTCAACGTCGATATGCACGATTGTCCCGGTCTCGCAGAACTTGTCCACTTTGCCGGTGACCCGGTCGTCAAACCGCACGCCGAAAGCAAGCAACAGGTCGGCGCCGGGCGCAACGTTGACGACCCGCTCGCCGTCCTTTTTGAATTCGCCGCTCACCGCCCAGTTGGCATAGGCGGCGCCATGCATCCCGAGCCAGCGGAGTGAAAGGGGATGAGCCTCCGGGAACGCGCCCACACCCATGATGGTCGTGGTGACGGGAATGCCCGTGGCTTCAGCGAACCGACGCAGCTCCTCGCTTGCGTTGCCGCTGATGATTCC
This genomic window from Candidatus Angelobacter sp. contains:
- a CDS encoding thiamine pyrophosphate-binding protein — encoded protein: MQGSEILVAALEREGVDTIFAYPGGASMELHQALTRSKKIRTVLPRHEQGGAFAAEGYARASGRAGVCMATSGPGATNLVTGIADAYMDSIPVVAITGQVPQAMIGKGGFQETDIFGLTLPIVKHSYLITDINDIARVVKEAFLIAQSGRPGPVIIDIPKNIQQQKAQPVFPTEVHLRGYAPNKKADDVALNEIIGLIEKSERPVLYCGGGIISGNASEELRRFAEATGIPVTTTIMGVGAFPEAHPLSLRWLGMHGAAYANWAVSGEFKKDGERVVNVAPGADLLLAFGVRFDDRVTGKVDKFCETGTIVHIDVDASEINKNKPAHLPLVSDIKYALHRLNEMVGKRPVQKRFAVWHEQIAAWKAKAPLRYRVTEEVLKSQHMRDHMGGRSSEVILPQMVIETLYELTGGEAILTTGVGQHQMWAGQYYQFKFPRQFLTSAGLGAMGYGYPAALGAKVACPDRQVIDIDGDGSFLMNVQELATAHIEKIAAKALILNNQHLGMVVQWEDKFYKGNRGHTYLG